A single window of Methylobacterium nodulans ORS 2060 DNA harbors:
- a CDS encoding CBS domain-containing protein, translating into MRARDIMTEEVTGVRADLPLELAVALMLEKRISGLPVLDPDGAVIGIVTEGDLLARPELGTARPKPNWVQYLISPGRLAEAYARERGRQVGDVMTKEVVTASPDTPLDEIVDLMARRRIKRVPVVDKGRMIGIVTRADLLRALRRALEQAREAPPRNDAAIRADVEAAFLDAGFIPLELIEVSVTNGIVTLRGSLTDERQRAAIHAAAESVPGVVGLRDDLTWVDPMSGLVLLSTQDANQGSAPAA; encoded by the coding sequence ATGCGCGCGCGCGACATCATGACCGAAGAGGTAACGGGCGTCAGGGCCGACCTCCCCCTGGAGCTGGCGGTTGCCCTCATGCTGGAGAAGCGGATCAGCGGGCTGCCCGTCCTCGATCCGGACGGCGCGGTCATCGGCATCGTGACCGAAGGGGATCTTCTCGCCCGCCCGGAGCTCGGCACGGCCCGCCCGAAGCCGAACTGGGTTCAATACCTGATCAGTCCGGGCCGGCTGGCCGAAGCGTACGCGCGGGAGCGGGGGCGGCAGGTTGGCGACGTGATGACGAAGGAGGTTGTGACCGCGTCGCCGGACACGCCGCTCGACGAGATCGTCGACCTGATGGCGCGGCGCCGCATCAAGCGGGTGCCGGTTGTCGACAAGGGGCGGATGATTGGGATCGTCACACGGGCGGATCTCCTGCGTGCCCTGCGCCGGGCGCTAGAGCAGGCGCGCGAGGCGCCGCCGCGGAACGATGCCGCGATCCGCGCCGACGTGGAGGCGGCCTTCCTCGATGCGGGGTTCATTCCGCTGGAGCTGATTGAGGTCTCGGTTACGAACGGCATTGTCACGCTGCGCGGCTCCCTCACGGACGAGCGGCAGCGCGCCGCGATCCACGCAGCGGCCGAGTCGGTGCCGGGGGTCGTCGGCCTGCGCGACGACCTGACCTGGGTCGATCCGATGTCGGGCCTCGTCCTGCTGTCCACGCAGGATGCTAATCAGGGCAGTGCGCCGGCGGCATGA
- a CDS encoding response regulator, whose product MSEPPHILITDDDPRIRQMLSRYLESEGFRVSTAESGTAMRKALASEKIDLVLLDLVLAGEDGLELAREIRASSRVGIIMVTGRSDIIDMVVGLEVGADDYIAKPFQLREVLARTRSVLRRLQPSASTETAKAVGPSSRAEVIGFEGWRLDISRRELMSPEGQEVPLTTGEFDLLAAMAKHPGRVLSRDMLMDLTRGREWDALDRSIDAQVVRLRRKLEADPKNPKLIKSVRGAGYVFAGRIERM is encoded by the coding sequence GTGAGCGAGCCACCGCACATTCTGATCACGGACGATGATCCTCGAATCCGCCAGATGCTGTCACGTTATCTTGAGAGCGAGGGCTTTCGGGTCAGCACGGCCGAGAGCGGAACAGCGATGCGTAAGGCTCTCGCCTCCGAGAAGATCGATCTTGTCCTGTTGGATCTTGTCCTAGCCGGAGAGGACGGACTTGAACTGGCTCGCGAAATCCGTGCGTCCTCTCGGGTCGGCATCATCATGGTCACAGGCCGATCCGATATAATCGACATGGTGGTTGGCCTGGAGGTCGGGGCGGACGACTACATTGCAAAACCGTTTCAGCTTCGGGAAGTCCTTGCGCGGACGCGGAGTGTTCTCCGACGGCTGCAGCCGAGTGCATCGACGGAAACCGCCAAGGCTGTTGGGCCTTCATCCCGAGCGGAAGTGATCGGATTTGAAGGTTGGCGCCTCGATATTAGCCGTCGCGAACTGATGTCGCCAGAGGGTCAGGAGGTTCCTCTTACGACGGGTGAGTTTGACCTGCTCGCCGCGATGGCCAAGCACCCGGGCCGGGTTCTCAGCCGTGACATGCTGATGGATCTGACACGCGGAAGGGAGTGGGATGCGCTGGACCGCTCCATTGACGCGCAGGTTGTGCGTCTCCGCCGCAAGCTTGAGGCAGATCCGAAGAACCCTAAGTTGATTAAATCGGTTCGTGGTGCTGGCTATGTGTTCGCAGGTCGGATTGAACGAATGTAG
- a CDS encoding heavy metal translocating P-type ATPase — protein sequence MAEHKRILDLALLAFALAGLAAGLVARGLHQDDWAAWLFLAGTVPVLVAVLADSAASLLRREVGLDIIALVSIGGALLLHEYVAASVIGLMLSGGRALEDFADARARREMSALLARVPRTANLYEAEQLKAVPLESVRAGDRLLVRAGETVPVDGIVSGGTAVLDEAALTGESLPVTRARSERLRSGSINAGAPFDMTATSSAADSTFAGIVRLVQAAQEAKAPSARLADRAAFVFTPLAIALAGAAWAWSGDPVRGLAVLVVATPCPLILAVPVAIVSGLSRCAGRGVLVKGGGALEQLARLRTLYLDKTGTLTGGQARVVAVETETGVASDEVLRVAASLDQLSQHVIAEAVVAAARRRGLELCLPTNVEEEPGAGLTGNLEGRCVSVGSYAYVSARAGQSDWSGRFLRRMGYEGATGVFVAAEGRMLGAILLADEIRADSARALRLLRRAGIGRVVMLTGDRHDVAERIGSALGVDEVRAEQQPQDKLAAIAEAKTQGICAMVGDGVNDAPALAAADIGIAMGARGSGASSEAASVVLLVDRLDRLADALAIAQGARRIALQSVWIGMGLSIAAMVVAALGLLPPVAGALLQEAIDVAAILNALRVLRVRIPGRPQVSLPPAEVTRLKEEHERLIGPLAQLRAVADQLATLPSDETVTALREVESLVRERLLRHEREDDLQLYPRIERALGGDDPIAAMHRTHREVQELGSVLTRMVGELPPDGIELSALNDFRRVLYGLDAILRLHFAQEDELYHGLASAEAVRPESQVAPA from the coding sequence ATGGCCGAGCACAAGCGCATCCTGGATCTCGCACTGCTGGCCTTCGCTCTTGCGGGACTGGCCGCCGGACTGGTGGCACGAGGGCTGCACCAGGATGACTGGGCAGCCTGGCTGTTCCTGGCCGGTACCGTGCCGGTGCTCGTCGCCGTCCTGGCCGACAGCGCCGCGAGCCTGCTGCGGCGAGAGGTTGGGCTCGACATCATCGCACTGGTCTCCATCGGCGGGGCCCTCCTGCTTCACGAATACGTCGCCGCTTCCGTCATCGGACTGATGCTCTCGGGCGGCCGGGCACTGGAGGATTTCGCCGATGCGCGGGCGCGCCGGGAAATGTCCGCACTCCTCGCTCGCGTGCCGAGAACGGCAAACCTCTACGAGGCAGAGCAGCTCAAGGCTGTGCCGCTCGAGAGCGTGCGAGCCGGGGACCGCCTCCTCGTGCGAGCGGGAGAGACAGTTCCCGTCGATGGCATCGTGAGCGGAGGCACGGCCGTGCTCGACGAGGCGGCTCTGACGGGTGAGTCGCTGCCTGTGACGCGGGCCCGGAGCGAGCGTCTGCGCAGCGGCAGCATCAATGCCGGCGCCCCGTTCGACATGACCGCAACGTCCAGCGCGGCCGACAGCACCTTCGCCGGCATTGTCCGCCTCGTCCAAGCCGCGCAGGAAGCCAAAGCGCCATCGGCCCGCCTCGCCGATCGAGCCGCCTTCGTGTTCACGCCGCTGGCGATCGCCCTCGCCGGCGCTGCCTGGGCCTGGAGCGGAGACCCGGTGCGTGGTCTCGCCGTCCTGGTCGTTGCCACGCCCTGTCCGCTGATCCTCGCTGTGCCCGTCGCTATCGTCTCGGGCCTGTCGCGTTGCGCCGGACGTGGCGTGCTGGTCAAGGGCGGCGGTGCGCTGGAGCAACTGGCGCGGTTGCGGACGCTCTACCTGGACAAGACCGGTACGCTGACCGGCGGCCAAGCCCGGGTGGTTGCCGTCGAGACGGAGACGGGAGTGGCGAGCGACGAGGTCCTGCGGGTCGCTGCGAGCCTCGACCAACTCTCCCAGCACGTGATCGCCGAGGCTGTCGTCGCGGCGGCCCGTCGCCGCGGCTTGGAGTTGTGCCTCCCGACGAATGTGGAAGAGGAGCCCGGTGCGGGTCTGACAGGCAACCTGGAGGGCCGGTGCGTTTCGGTGGGGAGCTACGCCTACGTCTCGGCCCGGGCCGGGCAGTCCGATTGGAGCGGGCGCTTCCTGAGGCGCATGGGCTATGAGGGAGCAACGGGCGTCTTCGTCGCCGCGGAGGGCCGGATGCTCGGCGCGATCCTGCTCGCCGACGAGATCCGCGCGGATTCCGCCCGGGCCCTGCGCCTGCTGCGCCGGGCCGGCATCGGCCGTGTCGTGATGCTGACCGGCGATCGGCACGACGTCGCCGAGCGGATCGGATCAGCTCTCGGCGTGGACGAGGTCCGGGCCGAGCAGCAGCCGCAGGACAAGCTCGCGGCCATTGCCGAGGCGAAGACGCAGGGGATCTGCGCCATGGTCGGTGACGGCGTGAACGACGCCCCCGCTCTGGCCGCCGCCGATATCGGGATCGCCATGGGCGCGCGTGGCTCGGGTGCCTCGTCGGAGGCTGCGTCCGTCGTCCTCCTGGTCGACCGTCTCGACCGCTTGGCAGACGCGCTTGCCATCGCTCAAGGGGCCCGTCGGATTGCTCTCCAGAGCGTCTGGATCGGCATGGGACTGTCCATCGCAGCCATGGTCGTGGCTGCTCTCGGGCTCCTTCCGCCCGTGGCCGGAGCTCTGCTGCAGGAGGCCATCGACGTCGCCGCCATTCTCAACGCGCTCCGGGTGCTGCGGGTCCGCATTCCCGGGCGTCCTCAGGTCAGCCTTCCACCTGCGGAGGTCACGCGCCTGAAGGAGGAGCACGAGCGCCTCATCGGCCCTCTCGCCCAGCTGCGCGCGGTCGCGGACCAGTTGGCAACGCTGCCGTCTGACGAGACGGTTACAGCGTTGAGAGAGGTCGAGAGCCTCGTGCGCGAACGGCTTCTGCGGCACGAGCGCGAGGATGACCTTCAGCTCTATCCGCGCATCGAGCGGGCGCTCGGGGGCGACGACCCGATTGCGGCGATGCACCGAACCCATCGCGAGGTGCAGGAACTGGGGAGCGTGCTGACCCGGATGGTGGGGGAGTTGCCACCCGACGGCATCGAGTTGTCTGCGCTGAACGACTTTCGGCGCGTGCTCTACGGGCTCGACGCCATACTACGGCTCCACTTTGCGCAGGAGGACGAACTGTACCACGGCCTCGCCAGCGCCGAAGCCGTCCGGCCCGAAAGCCAAGTGGCGCCTGCCTGA
- a CDS encoding helix-turn-helix domain-containing protein, with amino-acid sequence MHPLSQTATIRTGTSAPPAVLGRPTLASIFLGRPVESFEAGETVFWQGEAAREVFELAEGCLRLCRILPDGRRVVTGFIYAGAVVGVAVGSRHDCSAEAVTPVRLRRIDRRAFHAEVDRSDELRPQLLAMIQAEVSAAQAHIIMLGCKTAEERVATFLVTVAQRTGADLKSPVQIQLPMTRRDIADFLGLTLETVSRIMSKFKRDGLIAPVVQRTIRLRRMQFLQELTGEFDEDDGFTGCPRMASAH; translated from the coding sequence ATGCACCCCCTCAGCCAGACCGCAACCATTCGCACCGGGACCTCCGCCCCTCCGGCCGTGCTTGGGCGTCCCACCCTGGCGAGCATTTTCCTGGGCCGTCCGGTCGAGAGCTTCGAGGCCGGCGAGACGGTGTTCTGGCAGGGTGAGGCTGCCCGGGAGGTCTTCGAATTAGCAGAGGGATGCCTGCGCCTGTGCCGGATCCTGCCCGATGGTCGCCGTGTCGTCACGGGCTTCATCTATGCGGGAGCAGTTGTCGGTGTGGCCGTCGGAAGCCGCCATGACTGCTCCGCCGAAGCCGTCACCCCGGTCAGGCTGCGCCGGATCGACCGACGTGCCTTCCACGCCGAGGTCGACCGCTCGGACGAACTGCGTCCTCAGCTCCTGGCCATGATCCAAGCCGAGGTGAGCGCTGCGCAGGCGCACATCATCATGCTGGGCTGCAAAACGGCCGAGGAGCGTGTCGCCACGTTCCTCGTCACCGTCGCCCAGCGGACGGGCGCCGACCTGAAATCCCCGGTTCAGATCCAGCTGCCGATGACCCGCCGCGACATTGCGGACTTCCTGGGCCTGACGCTTGAGACCGTCAGCCGGATCATGTCCAAGTTCAAGCGCGACGGCCTGATCGCTCCGGTGGTTCAGCGCACCATACGCCTTCGGCGCATGCAGTTCCTTCAGGAGCTCACCGGCGAGTTCGATGAGGACGACGGTTTTACCGGCTGCCCGCGGATGGCCAGCGCACATTGA
- a CDS encoding IS66-like element ISMno2 family transposase, whose product MGRSELERLSKQELIELVLRLQRPEKTSRTSSKPPSTDRKERREQAKPGGAKPGHEGHSRTLSPDPDEIVAHRPGHCPCCGGVLAPDLPAEIVSVCEQIDLPAVAPMVTQHQRLAVRCPACGTRVVAPVPQAARGTPFGPRLHAVAVYLKTFQALSYERLQAALSDLFGLTLSQGGLMNLLRRAQRQFRADREAAVSALRRAAVVASDETGVRIEGSNSYHWVFRSDAAVVHHAASTRAAAVVHAMMDGHRPSVWLSDRYTAQQGHGEHHQTCLAHLARDVAYAVEVSDDPVPLRLQLWLGSVFSLAERVTDLAASTLSAKRRALDRQLSAILAAPSRCDLTRALQAKIGRARDQLLVFLDHPGRVAVTNNACERALRPAVVQRKVTNGYRAMWAAAGEADVRTVVDTARLSGAGTFATILNIIRA is encoded by the coding sequence ATGGGCCGCAGCGAGCTGGAACGCCTGAGCAAGCAGGAGCTGATCGAGCTGGTGCTGCGGCTGCAGCGCCCCGAGAAGACCTCGCGCACCTCGTCCAAGCCGCCCTCGACCGACCGCAAGGAGCGGCGCGAGCAGGCCAAGCCCGGCGGCGCCAAGCCGGGTCACGAGGGACATAGCCGAACGCTCAGCCCCGATCCCGACGAGATCGTCGCTCACCGCCCGGGTCACTGCCCCTGCTGCGGAGGTGTTCTGGCTCCGGATCTGCCGGCCGAGATCGTCAGCGTGTGCGAGCAGATCGACTTGCCCGCGGTGGCACCGATGGTCACCCAGCATCAACGGCTCGCCGTCCGCTGCCCGGCTTGTGGCACGCGCGTCGTCGCTCCAGTGCCGCAGGCCGCACGCGGCACGCCGTTCGGCCCGCGCCTGCACGCGGTGGCGGTGTATCTGAAGACCTTCCAGGCTCTGTCCTACGAGCGGCTGCAGGCCGCGTTGTCGGACCTGTTCGGGCTCACCTTGAGCCAGGGCGGGCTGATGAACCTGCTGCGTCGGGCCCAGAGGCAGTTCCGTGCCGATCGCGAAGCTGCGGTCTCGGCGCTGCGCCGGGCCGCGGTAGTCGCCTCGGATGAGACCGGCGTGCGCATCGAGGGCAGCAACTCGTATCATTGGGTGTTCCGCTCGGACGCAGCGGTCGTTCATCACGCGGCCTCGACGCGGGCCGCCGCGGTGGTGCACGCGATGATGGACGGACACCGGCCGTCCGTGTGGCTGTCGGACCGCTACACCGCCCAGCAGGGCCACGGTGAGCATCACCAGACCTGCCTGGCGCATTTGGCCCGTGACGTCGCCTACGCGGTCGAGGTCAGCGACGACCCCGTGCCGCTGCGCCTACAACTCTGGCTGGGAAGCGTGTTCAGCCTGGCCGAGCGCGTCACCGACCTGGCCGCCTCGACGCTCTCGGCCAAGCGCCGGGCCCTGGATCGGCAGCTGTCCGCCATCCTCGCTGCACCAAGCCGCTGCGATCTGACCCGCGCTCTGCAAGCCAAGATCGGCCGAGCCCGCGACCAGCTCCTGGTCTTCCTCGACCATCCCGGCCGCGTGGCGGTCACCAACAACGCTTGCGAGCGCGCGCTGCGCCCGGCAGTGGTGCAGCGGAAGGTGACGAACGGCTATCGGGCCATGTGGGCGGCCGCGGGTGAGGCGGACGTGCGCACCGTCGTCGACACGGCCCGCCTCTCGGGGGCCGGCACCTTCGCCACTATCCTCAACATCATCCGCGCCTGA
- a CDS encoding cation-translocating P-type ATPase: MTEIWSPEDRTEYLEQQPAEPYRLGTEQVLTVLRVDKGAGLSRREARSRLERCGKNELRAEEPVPAWRKFLAQFTDVLVVLLLAAAFVSAGLWLYERDAALPYEAIAIFAIVLLNAVMGYCQQARAEQAIAALRQMSAAQARVVRDGAHQTVPAAELVPGDIILLEEGDTVPADARLIQSTALQTAEAALTGESLPVRKDTATVTGEVELGDRHNMIYSGTAVTYGRGLAAVTATGMRTEMGRIAGMLRAAQDETTPLQAELTRVGKLLGLVVVAIAVVMIATILFVEDIQGVSALFDVLILGVALAVAAVPEGLPAIVTAALSLGVQRMAQKKAIVRHLAAVETLGSAEVIATDKTGTLTKNEMTVRAVATASGHVTVSGIGYAPVGQLTRDDGGDLDELLRSEVECALFAAEQANNAALQEQDGRWIVQGDPTEGALIVAARKAGLEAAALGNRFVRIAEIPFSSERKLMSTVHSDAEHQEHVFIATKGAPDVLLARCSHEFVGRHPRALTEERRNEILATNEELAGKALRTLAVASRSLPKDNFGSSAPDDAVEQDLVFLGLIGMIDPPREEAREAVARARAAGIRPIMITGDHPRTASAIAVELGIMADTRAVTGAQLEGMSDEALDHAVRDVSVYARVNPEHKLRIVQALQRNGLTVAMTGDGVNDAPALKAADIGVAMGMTGTDVSKEAADMVLADDNFATIVAAVEEGRGIFSNIRKFLRYLLSSNIGEVMTMFFGVVLIEALGLSGASGDKVVLPLLATQILWINFVTDGAPALALGVDPVDPAVMRRPPRPREEGVLTPRTWAGIIFVGVVTAVGTLFVLDASLPGGLVEGSGTLRYAQTMAFTTLVLFQLFNVFNARSDEGSAFEGLDRNAWLWGAIALALLLQIAVIYIPFLQKAFSTVSLSVCDWLFCTAVASSVLLLRELSKVVTRAMDRRH, translated from the coding sequence ATGACAGAAATCTGGTCGCCGGAGGACCGCACCGAGTATCTCGAGCAGCAACCGGCAGAGCCCTATCGCCTCGGCACGGAACAGGTCCTCACGGTCCTGCGCGTCGATAAAGGCGCTGGGCTGAGCCGGAGAGAAGCACGCTCGCGCCTTGAGCGCTGCGGCAAGAACGAACTGCGCGCTGAAGAGCCCGTGCCCGCATGGCGCAAGTTCCTCGCCCAGTTCACGGACGTCCTCGTCGTGCTGCTCCTCGCCGCTGCGTTCGTCTCCGCAGGGCTGTGGCTGTACGAGCGCGATGCCGCTCTGCCCTACGAAGCCATCGCGATCTTCGCCATCGTGCTTCTCAATGCGGTGATGGGCTACTGCCAGCAGGCACGTGCCGAGCAGGCCATCGCGGCTCTGCGGCAGATGTCGGCCGCGCAGGCGAGGGTCGTTCGGGACGGGGCGCACCAGACCGTTCCGGCAGCGGAACTTGTGCCGGGTGACATCATCCTTCTCGAAGAGGGCGACACCGTTCCGGCCGACGCACGCCTCATCCAGTCGACCGCGCTGCAAACCGCGGAAGCAGCCCTGACAGGCGAGAGCCTGCCGGTGCGCAAGGACACTGCGACCGTCACTGGCGAGGTGGAACTCGGCGACCGCCATAACATGATCTACAGCGGCACTGCAGTGACCTACGGGCGTGGGCTGGCCGCCGTGACAGCAACCGGAATGCGAACCGAGATGGGGCGCATCGCGGGAATGCTGAGGGCTGCGCAGGACGAGACTACGCCGCTGCAGGCGGAACTCACTCGCGTTGGCAAGCTGCTCGGGCTCGTCGTCGTTGCAATCGCCGTCGTGATGATCGCGACGATCCTCTTCGTCGAGGATATCCAGGGAGTCTCCGCCCTCTTCGATGTGCTGATCCTGGGTGTGGCGCTCGCGGTCGCGGCGGTTCCCGAAGGTTTGCCGGCGATTGTCACCGCGGCGCTGTCCCTGGGCGTGCAGCGCATGGCCCAGAAGAAGGCCATCGTGCGCCACCTTGCGGCCGTGGAGACCCTCGGCTCGGCCGAAGTCATCGCGACCGACAAGACCGGTACGCTGACCAAGAACGAGATGACCGTGCGCGCCGTCGCGACGGCAAGCGGGCACGTCACCGTCAGCGGTATCGGCTACGCTCCCGTGGGACAGCTCACCCGGGACGATGGCGGTGATCTCGACGAATTGCTTCGGTCCGAGGTTGAGTGTGCTCTCTTCGCGGCCGAGCAGGCCAACAATGCTGCCCTGCAGGAGCAGGACGGGCGCTGGATCGTGCAGGGCGATCCGACCGAAGGTGCGCTGATCGTTGCGGCGCGCAAGGCGGGCCTGGAGGCCGCGGCACTCGGCAATCGCTTCGTGCGCATAGCCGAGATTCCGTTCTCATCCGAGCGCAAGCTGATGAGCACGGTTCACAGCGACGCCGAACACCAGGAGCATGTCTTCATTGCCACGAAGGGCGCTCCGGATGTCCTGCTCGCACGCTGTTCACACGAGTTCGTGGGTCGGCACCCGCGCGCGCTGACGGAGGAGCGTCGCAACGAGATTTTGGCAACGAACGAGGAACTGGCCGGCAAAGCACTCCGGACGCTCGCGGTCGCCTCCCGCTCGCTCCCGAAGGACAATTTCGGGAGTTCCGCTCCGGACGACGCCGTCGAGCAGGATCTCGTCTTCCTGGGCCTGATCGGCATGATCGACCCGCCCCGTGAGGAGGCACGTGAGGCGGTCGCGCGTGCGAGAGCGGCCGGCATTCGCCCCATCATGATCACGGGCGATCATCCGAGAACCGCTTCGGCGATCGCTGTCGAACTTGGCATCATGGCTGACACCCGCGCCGTCACGGGTGCCCAACTCGAAGGGATGTCGGACGAGGCGCTGGACCATGCCGTGCGCGACGTATCGGTCTATGCACGGGTCAATCCCGAGCACAAGCTGAGGATCGTGCAGGCGCTGCAGCGTAACGGCCTGACCGTGGCCATGACCGGAGACGGAGTGAATGATGCTCCCGCGTTGAAAGCCGCTGATATCGGCGTGGCCATGGGCATGACCGGCACCGATGTGTCCAAGGAAGCGGCCGACATGGTGCTTGCCGACGACAACTTCGCAACCATTGTCGCAGCTGTCGAGGAAGGCCGAGGAATCTTCTCGAACATCCGTAAGTTTCTGCGATACCTTCTTTCGTCGAACATCGGTGAAGTCATGACCATGTTCTTCGGAGTCGTGCTGATTGAGGCGCTCGGACTATCCGGGGCGAGCGGTGACAAAGTCGTCCTTCCGCTGCTGGCCACGCAGATCCTCTGGATCAACTTCGTCACCGACGGCGCACCTGCTCTCGCCCTTGGTGTCGATCCTGTGGATCCGGCGGTGATGAGGCGGCCCCCTCGGCCGCGGGAAGAGGGAGTACTCACCCCCCGGACATGGGCAGGCATCATCTTTGTTGGTGTGGTGACGGCGGTCGGCACCTTGTTCGTGCTCGATGCCTCTCTTCCCGGAGGGCTTGTCGAAGGGTCGGGCACATTGCGTTATGCCCAAACGATGGCGTTCACGACGCTCGTGTTGTTTCAGCTTTTTAACGTGTTCAACGCGCGCTCGGACGAGGGAAGCGCATTTGAGGGGCTTGATCGGAATGCCTGGCTCTGGGGCGCGATCGCATTGGCGCTCCTCCTGCAAATCGCGGTCATCTACATTCCCTTCCTTCAGAAGGCGTTCTCGACCGTGAGCCTGAGCGTCTGTGACTGGTTGTTCTGTACGGCTGTCGCAAGCTCGGTGCTGTTACTGCGCGAGCTGAGTAAAGTGGTGACCCGCGCGATGGACAGGCGCCATTGA
- a CDS encoding AAA family ATPase produces MRDESQIETVDFLRRCLAGHGRLETIRTHISVVLLAEDRVYKLKRAVRFPFVDFSAPEARLAACEAELALNRRTAPTLYRGVHRITRTPDGGLALDGTGPLVDAVVAMRRFPQGDLFDAMAREGRLTPALVAALAHRIAAFHAAAEISRAHGGAAAMAALVAVNDRALRACGLASAGEADALTARFEAALARHGDRLEARRAAGKVRRCHGDLTLRNICLYEGVPTPFDCLEFDEALATIDVLYDLAFVLMDLWHRGRRDLANLLFNRYLDESDEADGAGLLPFLMATRAVIRAHVTATQAAEAPGEAARALRDEARAYLDLAGTLLAEESATLVAVGGLSGSGKSTFAAALAPWLGAPPGARIVSSDRTRKRLHGVSAVTRLSDSAYAPSVSERVYAAMRDEAARVLATGGAVMLDAVFDRFEAREAVEALARRCGVPFRGVWLQAPAAMLAARIRARRDDPSDATIEVLAAQASRDCGPLTWHRLDARLPAETLRAVILAGCGTDAARAAKAAGGGAAEDLA; encoded by the coding sequence ATGCGGGACGAGAGCCAGATCGAGACCGTGGACTTCCTCCGGCGCTGCCTTGCCGGTCACGGCAGGCTCGAGACGATCCGCACGCACATCTCCGTCGTGCTCCTGGCGGAGGATCGCGTGTACAAGCTCAAGCGCGCGGTGCGCTTCCCCTTCGTCGATTTCTCGGCGCCGGAGGCGCGGCTGGCGGCCTGCGAGGCCGAGCTCGCCCTCAACCGCCGCACGGCGCCCACCCTGTATCGCGGGGTGCACCGGATCACGCGGACGCCGGACGGGGGGCTCGCCCTCGACGGCACCGGACCCCTGGTCGACGCGGTCGTGGCGATGCGGCGCTTCCCGCAAGGTGACCTGTTCGACGCCATGGCCCGGGAGGGGCGGCTCACCCCCGCCCTCGTCGCCGCTCTCGCCCACCGCATCGCCGCCTTCCACGCCGCCGCGGAGATCAGCCGCGCCCATGGCGGTGCGGCCGCCATGGCGGCCCTCGTCGCCGTGAACGACCGGGCCCTGCGGGCCTGCGGGCTCGCAAGCGCCGGTGAGGCCGACGCCCTCACGGCCCGCTTCGAGGCCGCGCTCGCCCGGCACGGCGACCGGCTGGAGGCGCGGCGCGCCGCCGGCAAGGTGCGCCGCTGCCATGGCGACCTGACGCTGCGCAACATCTGCCTGTACGAGGGGGTGCCGACGCCGTTCGACTGCCTCGAATTCGACGAGGCCCTCGCCACGATCGACGTGCTCTACGACCTCGCCTTCGTGCTGATGGATCTGTGGCATCGCGGCCGGCGCGACCTCGCGAACCTGCTGTTCAACCGCTACCTGGACGAGAGCGACGAGGCGGATGGCGCCGGCCTGCTGCCCTTCCTGATGGCGACCCGCGCCGTCATCCGCGCGCATGTCACGGCGACCCAGGCGGCGGAGGCGCCCGGCGAGGCTGCCCGTGCGCTGCGGGACGAGGCGCGGGCCTATCTCGATCTCGCCGGCACCCTGCTCGCCGAGGAATCCGCGACCCTGGTGGCGGTCGGGGGCCTGAGCGGATCCGGCAAGTCGACCTTCGCCGCCGCGCTCGCGCCCTGGCTCGGCGCCCCGCCCGGGGCGCGCATCGTGAGCAGCGACCGCACGCGCAAGCGCCTGCACGGCGTCAGCGCCGTGACGCGGCTCTCCGACTCGGCCTATGCGCCCTCCGTCTCCGAACGGGTCTATGCGGCGATGCGCGACGAGGCGGCCCGGGTGCTCGCCACCGGCGGCGCAGTGATGCTCGATGCGGTCTTCGATCGTTTCGAGGCACGGGAGGCCGTCGAAGCGCTGGCACGGCGGTGCGGCGTCCCCTTCCGGGGGGTGTGGCTGCAGGCGCCCGCGGCGATGCTCGCCGCCCGCATCCGCGCCCGGCGGGACGATCCCTCCGACGCCACGATCGAGGTCCTTGCCGCGCAGGCCAGCCGCGACTGCGGCCCGCTGACGTGGCATCGCCTCGACGCGCGGCTGCCGGCGGAGACGCTGCGCGCGGTGATCCTGGCGGGCTGCGGCACCGACGCGGCGCGGGCGGCGAAAGCCGCCGGTGGCGGGGCCGCGGAGGATCTCGCCTGA